One genomic window of Glycine soja cultivar W05 chromosome 9, ASM419377v2, whole genome shotgun sequence includes the following:
- the LOC114425906 gene encoding protein spotted leaf 11-like, translating into MQLAKKRADNLALIDESGAVAALIPLLWCSDSWTQEHAVTALLNLSLLEENKALITNAGAVKSLIYVLKRGTKTSKQNAVRNDKSIRETTKEGFILKEKSWEEMSRLILKQRG; encoded by the exons ATGCAGTTGGCGAAGAAGCGAGCCGACAACCTCGCTCTGATCGACGAGTCCGGAGCGGTGGCGGCTCTGATTCCGCTGCTCTGGTGCAGCGATTCGTGGACGCAGGAACACGCGGTGACGGCGTTGCTGAACCTGTCTCTTTTGGAAGAGAACAAGGCGCTTATAACGAATGCGGGTGCGGTGAAGTCGCTAATATACGTGCTGAAAAGAGGGACGAAGACTTCGAAGCAGAACGCGGT GAGGAATGACAAAAGCATAAGAGAGACCACAAAAGAGGGCttcattttgaaagaaaaatcttGGGAAGAAATGAGCAGGTTAATCCTTAAACAAAGAGGGTAG